A single Pseudomonas sp. HN11 DNA region contains:
- a CDS encoding DUF2789 domain-containing protein: MDAPIPTLETLFEQLGLDSTPDGIDAFIVAHPLPDNVKLIDAPFWSAQQASFLKEELREDAEWAIAVDELNQRLHQSQ, encoded by the coding sequence ATGGACGCGCCAATTCCTACCCTCGAAACGCTGTTTGAACAATTGGGTCTGGATTCAACCCCGGACGGCATCGATGCGTTTATCGTCGCGCACCCCTTGCCGGATAACGTGAAGCTGATCGATGCGCCTTTCTGGTCCGCACAACAAGCAAGCTTCCTCAAGGAAGAGCTGCGCGAGGACGCTGAATGGGCAATTGCGGTGGATGAACTGAATCAACGCCTGCATCAATCGCAGTAA
- a CDS encoding ABC transporter substrate-binding protein yields the protein MKGLRTLLAASVTALGLSVAALPVSAAETPVHFADLNWESGSLITEVLRVIVEKGYDLPTDTLPGTTITLETALAKNDIQVIGEEWAGRSPVWVKAEAEGKVVGLGDTVKGATEGWWVPEYVVKGDPAKGIKPLAPELKSVKDLARYKDVFKDPESPGKGRFLNSPIGWTSEVVNKQKLKAYGLDDSYVNFRSGSGAALDAEIASSIRRGKPVLFYYWSPTPLMGRYKLIQLEEPPFDAEAWKTLTDADNPDPKPTRSLASKLSIGVSTPFQKEHPQIAQFFEKVEFPIEPLNKALATMSENHTAPREVALAFLKGHPEVWKAWLTEDVAQKVEASLK from the coding sequence ATGAAAGGATTGAGAACGCTGTTGGCTGCATCCGTGACGGCCCTGGGTCTGTCCGTGGCCGCACTGCCGGTTTCGGCCGCCGAGACGCCGGTGCACTTTGCCGATTTGAACTGGGAAAGCGGCAGCCTGATCACCGAGGTACTTCGGGTTATTGTCGAAAAGGGCTACGACTTACCCACCGATACCTTACCGGGCACCACCATCACCTTGGAAACCGCCCTGGCGAAGAACGACATCCAGGTGATCGGCGAAGAATGGGCCGGTCGCAGCCCGGTGTGGGTCAAGGCCGAAGCCGAAGGCAAGGTGGTGGGCCTGGGTGATACGGTCAAGGGCGCAACCGAAGGCTGGTGGGTGCCGGAATACGTGGTCAAGGGCGACCCCGCCAAAGGCATCAAGCCTCTTGCTCCCGAGCTCAAGAGCGTGAAGGACCTGGCGCGCTACAAAGACGTGTTCAAGGATCCGGAGTCCCCAGGTAAGGGGCGCTTTCTCAACAGCCCGATTGGCTGGACCTCGGAAGTGGTCAACAAGCAGAAGCTCAAGGCGTATGGCCTGGATGACAGCTACGTGAACTTCCGCAGTGGCTCGGGCGCAGCACTGGATGCCGAGATCGCTTCATCGATCCGCCGGGGCAAACCGGTGTTGTTCTACTACTGGTCCCCGACGCCGCTGATGGGGCGCTACAAGTTGATCCAGTTGGAAGAGCCACCGTTTGATGCCGAGGCGTGGAAGACGCTGACGGATGCGGATAATCCTGATCCAAAACCAACACGCTCGTTGGCGTCCAAGTTGAGCATCGGGGTGTCGACGCCATTCCAGAAGGAGCATCCGCAGATTGCGCAGTTCTTCGAGAAGGTCGAGTTTCCGATTGAGCCGCTGAATAAAGCCTTGGCGACCATGAGCGAAAATCACACCGCTCCCCGTGAAGTGGCCCTGGCGTTTCTGAAGGGGCATCCCGAGGTGTGGAAGGCCTGGTTGACCGAGGATGTGGCGCAGAAGGTCGAAGCAAGCCTGAAATAA